A genome region from Manihot esculenta cultivar AM560-2 chromosome 5, M.esculenta_v8, whole genome shotgun sequence includes the following:
- the LOC122723617 gene encoding uncharacterized protein LOC122723617, which produces MTVKALHDGKDLFFLLQVDGDYAYAKGNNNKCPSVALMFPIGDHATYHNMGGCKEGTNSCTSKTCKGHEVDMMHFSIGNAIPGRLYGGNLIDNRDGNGGDRFGHLVDLYAWNPHCRYIDGIGPSGNDSSAQNNWKGAWWHTIFTDHSGFVEEDSPYGSDGQKGTYLFEFSRPLRTMDRLQQDAQFTISGSSKMAVAFWYPVDGNPWHGSGHFSINCDWIPLDISPGSSMLSPGGSGDVGGAIALLFSVVSLCISVFVGYRVARPKGIPFTPVGTTMENL; this is translated from the exons ATGACCGTTAAG GCCTTGCACGATGGTAAGGATTTGTTCTTCTTGTTGCAAGTTGATGGGGACTATGCCTACGCGAAAGG CAATAACAATAAATGCCCATCTGTGGCCCTCATGTTTCCAATCGGTGACCACGCCACCTACCACAAT ATGGGTGGTTGTAAGGAAGGAACTAATTCTTGCACCAGTAAAACTTGCAAAGGCCACGAAGTAGACATGATGCATTTCTCAATTGGAAATGCTATTCCTGGACGGCTCTATGGTGGGAATCTGATAGACAACAGAGATGGAAATGGTGGTGACAG GTTTGGCCATTTGGTCGATCTATATGCATGGAATCCACACTGTAGATACATTGATGGAATTGGTCCTTCAG GAAATGATTCTAGTGCACAGAATAATTGGAAGGGGGCATGGTGGCACACTATCTTTACTGATCACTCAG GTTTTGTAGAGGAAGACAGTCCTTATGGTTCTGATGGTCAAAAAGGCActtatttatttgaattctcTAGGCCTTTAAGAACCATGGATCGTCTCCAGCAG GATGCTCAATTTACAATTAGTGGATCTAGCAAGATGGCTGTTGCATTCTGGTATCCTGTTGATGGGAATCCATGGCATGGATCTGGTCATTTTTCTATCAACTGTGATTGGATACCCTTAGATATCTCTCCTGGCAGTTCAATGCTATCACCAGGCGGCTCAGGAGATGTGGGCGGTGCCATAGCCCTTCTATTTTCAGTAGTGTCTTTATGCATCTCTGTTTTTGTGGGATATAGAGTCGCTAGACCTAAGGGTATCCCTTTTACACCCGTTGGGACAACCATGGAGAACCTTTAG